GCGGACTCTCCGCGCTCGCCGGGCTGCCGCACGTCGGCGGGATCGCGGGGCGGGCGGACCGGGAGCGGGCGGCGCGGACGGTCGCCGAGGTGCGGACGATGCTGGTCGAGCGGGAGGAACTGTTCCGCGAGCACGGGATCGACTCGGTGGACCAGCTGCGGCGACTGCGTGCCCAGGGCAGGCTGCGGGAGCTGGGGTCGACGGACATCGTCCTGCTCATCGACGGGTTCGGCGCGCTGCGCGACGAGTTCGCCGAGCTGGACGACACGGTCGTGGAGCTGCTCAAGCGCGGGGGCGGCTACGGCATCCATGTCGTCGGCGGCATGCTGCGCTGGAACGACGTACGGATCGCGACGCAGTCGATGTTCGGGACGCGGGTGGAGCTGCGGCTCAACGACCCGAGCGATTCGAGCGTGGACCGCAAGCTCTCCGAGACGCTGTCGCCGGACACCCCGGGGCGTGTCCTGACCGACGGCAAGCTGTTCGCGCAGGCGGCCCTCCCCCGCCTCGACGGCCGCCCGTCGACGGGTGATCTCGCTCCGGCGCTGGAGGACGCGGCCCGCACGATCCGCTCCACCTGGCATGGTGAACTGGCCGCGCCCGTAAGGGTGTTGCCGACCCGGCTGGCGTCGGACCGGCTGCCGTCGGTGGTCGCCGAGCCGCACCGGGTGCCGATCGGGGTCGACCAGGACGCCCTGGCGCCCGCGCTGCTGGACCTGTTCGGCTCGGACCAGCATCTGCTGATCCTCGGCGACAACGAGTGCGGCAAGACGAACCTGCTGAAGCTGGTCGCGGCGCGGCTCGTGGAGCGGTACTCGGACGAGGAGCTGGTCTTCGGGGTGTTCGACCCGAGGCGCGGCCTGCGGGGTGTGATCCCGGAGCCGTACCGGGGCGGGTACGCGCACAACGCGAAGCTCGCGGCGGGACTGTCGAGCGGGATCGCGAACGAGCTGGAGAAGCGGATGCCCGAGAGCGCCGATCCGGACGCGCTGACGGACGAGCCCGCGTTCAAGGGTCCCCGGATCGTGATCCTGGTCGACGACTACGACATTCTCACCACCGCCGGGCAGCAGCCGCTGGCGCCGTTCCTGCCGTATGTGTCGTCGGCGCAGGACATCGGGCTGCACTTCGTGATCACCCGCCGGGTGGCGGGCGCCTCCCGGGCGATGTACGAGCCGCTGCTGCAGACCCTCCGCGAGACCGGTACGGCCGCGCTGCTGATGACCGGTGAGCGCAGCGAGGGCCAGCTCTTCCCCGGCCTGTACGCCTCGGCGCAGCCGGCCGGGCGGGGCACGCTGGTCCGCCGGGGCCGGCCCCACCAGCTGATACAGACCGCACTCGACGACACCGCACACGACAGCACCGCCCACGACAGCGCACGCGATACCGCACACGACAGCGAGGAGGGCGACCGCCCGTGACCAAGGACGTCATCGCCCTCACCCCGAAGATGCCGGATGTGTGGGCCCTCATGACGAGTCTGTACGCCGGTGGCTCCGACCTGGACCTGTCGGCGGCGGCCGAGGGCGCGGTCGTCCAGTTGCACGGGCCCGGTGGCCGCCCGCTGGTGTCCGTGGAGTCGCCCGTGCTGGTCCAGGTGCCCGGTGAGGCGGAGCGGCTGCTCGGGCAGGCCATGGACGTCCCGTTCTGGTGGACGGAGGCGCGGGCGTCCACGGCCGTCCCGGAGGCGGAGCGGCTCGCGGGGGTGGTGTGCGGGCGACTCAACGCCCTGCTGGGCGGCGCGACCTGGCCCGCCGGGGCGGCGAGCACGCAGGTGGTCGACGTCTCCGCCGTACCGTCGGCGGGGTCGGGGCAGCCCGCCGTGGACGTCGTGACGGACCACGCGGCCGTGGTCCTCATCGACCGGCCGGTGGTGGCGCTGACCAGCTGGCTCGCGGAGATCATGCGGACGGCGGCGGTGTCCCGGCGGTCCCTGCAGATCGTCACGCCGCGTGGCGTACGCCTGAGCCCCGCCGCCCGCACGACGCTGGCGCGCGTCCCCAACCGCTGGGTCGTCCAGGACCCGGAGTGCGGGTACTACGACGGCTTGTCGGGGGCGGTGCTGCGCTGGCGGGACGGCGCGTTCTCACCCGCGCTCGCGGAGGACGGGACGGCGACGGTGGCGGCGGCGTTCACGCGCACGGCGCGGGGCGTGGCGGACGGCCCGGGGAACCACTCTGCGGTCGGCTCGGCGGAGGACGCCGCGGTCGGCCGGGCGGAGGACGCCGCGCATCGCCCGGCGCGAGGCCCCGCAGGCGGCCAGGAGGCCGGCCACACCAGCGGCCCGGCGGACGGCCGGGCGGAAGACGCCGCCGTCGGCCGGGCGACGGGACGGGCGGGCGGCCCCACCGGTGGCCCGGCGGACGGGGACGCTCCCGGCCGGCAACTGATCGTCGCCCTCCGGACCGTGCACCGGGCCGACGAGCACCTGCTGCTGGGCGGTGCCCTGGAGGCGGCCTGGAAGGCGCTGACCGGCACGGCGCCGGCGGGCTGGGGCACGGCCGAGCCCGTCAACCTGCCCTGGTCACCACGGCAGTTGACCGACCTCGCCCGGGAGCGGGCGCCCGAACCCTCGCACCTGATCGTGGTCGGCACACCGGACCGGCCGGCGACGGCGACGGTCCGGGTGACGCGGACGACGAAGGGCGTGGAGGAGGACGCGGTCCTAGCGATCGGCTACGCGGCCGGTGAGGACCCGCCGCTGGACCGGATCGAGGCGCTGGCCGACACCCTGGTCCGGGAGCACGGTCTGCGGACCATGCTGACCTCGGTGCGGGTGGCCCGCGCCGACCTGACGACCGCGCCCCGGCTGGAGGGCCCGCCGGTCCCGTACGCCTTCACGCTCGGCCCGGACGACGTCCACACCATCGGCCTGGACCACGCCCGCCGCCCCCCGGTGGAGGTCCGTGCGCGGCACCTCGGCCCGACGTCCCGCCCGGCCCTGCACTACCCCCTCGGCGACGGCACGGACCCGGCCTCCTGGGCACGGCTCCAGCAGCTCACGGCCCATCTCAGGAGCGATCATTCCCGGCCAGTCACCCCAGCCCAGCGAGGGTGACTCGCGTCACTAACTCAACGACCAATAAGAGCAGTACGAGCTCTGACGGGTGAGGGATTTACCGGCCTGACCAGGGTCCCTAACCTCCCGGCAACAGCTGCCAGAAGGCACGCGCCAGGAGGAGAACCATGGCCAGATCCAGCCAGACCAGCACCCGACGCATCGTCGTCACCGCGTGCGCCGCGACGCTCGCCCTCGGCACCCTGGCCGCCTGCGGCGGTGCCGACACCGACGCGCCGAAGGTGGCGGAGAACAAGATCTCGGCGGGCAAGGTGCCGGACTACTACCCGGCCGACTACGCCGACCTGATCGCGGCGGCCGAGAAGGAGGGCGGCAAGCTCACCGTCTACTCCAACCTCGGCGACGAGAACATGGCGCCGATCGTCCGGGACTTCAAGAAGAAGTACGACTTCATCAAGACGGTCTCCGTCAACGAGCTGGACAGCGACGAGCTGTTCCAGAAGACCCTGTCCGAGAACGCGGCCGGCTCCTCCCCGGCGGACGTGCTGATCTCCAGCGCGGCGACCGCCTGGTCGGACTTCTCGGCCCGCAAGGGCACGGTCCTGGAGTACGAGTCGCCGGAGCTGAAGGAGCTGGGCGCGAGCGCCGAGCTGCTGCCGAGCGTGTACTCGCTGTCGCAGGACCCGATGACGATCGCGTACAACACGTCGCTGAT
This genomic stretch from Streptomyces deccanensis harbors:
- a CDS encoding DUF6177 family protein, whose translation is MTKDVIALTPKMPDVWALMTSLYAGGSDLDLSAAAEGAVVQLHGPGGRPLVSVESPVLVQVPGEAERLLGQAMDVPFWWTEARASTAVPEAERLAGVVCGRLNALLGGATWPAGAASTQVVDVSAVPSAGSGQPAVDVVTDHAAVVLIDRPVVALTSWLAEIMRTAAVSRRSLQIVTPRGVRLSPAARTTLARVPNRWVVQDPECGYYDGLSGAVLRWRDGAFSPALAEDGTATVAAAFTRTARGVADGPGNHSAVGSAEDAAVGRAEDAAHRPARGPAGGQEAGHTSGPADGRAEDAAVGRATGRAGGPTGGPADGDAPGRQLIVALRTVHRADEHLLLGGALEAAWKALTGTAPAGWGTAEPVNLPWSPRQLTDLARERAPEPSHLIVVGTPDRPATATVRVTRTTKGVEEDAVLAIGYAAGEDPPLDRIEALADTLVREHGLRTMLTSVRVARADLTTAPRLEGPPVPYAFTLGPDDVHTIGLDHARRPPVEVRARHLGPTSRPALHYPLGDGTDPASWARLQQLTAHLRSDHSRPVTPAQRG